Proteins encoded in a region of the Vicia villosa cultivar HV-30 ecotype Madison, WI linkage group LG5, Vvil1.0, whole genome shotgun sequence genome:
- the LOC131603987 gene encoding protein DETOXIFICATION 16-like isoform X3: MKSERKQLVVAEVKRQLWLALPLTSVGILQYVLQTISIMFVGHLGTLPLSGASMATSFAAVTGFTLLMGIASALDTFCGQSNGAGQYHMLGIHMQRSMLIVSIVSVFLAIIWANTESILVAIHQDKAISKEAGSYAFFMIPSLFAYGLLQCILKFLQTQNIVLPMVLTSGVAALLHILLCWVFVFELKLGSKGAAISLSICYWVNVLLISLYVKFSSSCKQTWTGFSKKALQDLSEFLKLAVPSAFMLCLKVWTFELMVLMSGLLPNPVLETSVLSICLNTFGLAWMIPFGCSAAVSIRVSNELGGGNPQAASLAVRVGLSTAFIEGLFMVLSMILARNVWGHVYSNDKQVIRYVSAMMPILAISSFLDAIQSTLSGVLAGCGWQKIGAYVNLGSFYAIGVPSAVTLAFFLHMHATGLWLGIISAFTVQTLLYSLFTIRSNWEEEARKAQSRVDHSIMLPNTTLKDSISPSQKNEQIPVYGDFREINLHRERVWMEV, translated from the exons ATGAAAAGTGAGAGAAAACAGTTAGTGGTAGCAGAAGTGAAGAGGCAACTATGGTTAGCACTTCCTCTCACCTCAGTTGGTATCCTACAATATGTTCTACAGACCATTTCTATTATGTTTGTTGGACATCTTGGTACTCTTCCTCTTTCAGGTGCATCCATGGCTACTTCCTTTGCAGCTGTCACCGGCTTCACCTTACTG ATGGGAATTGCGAGTGCACTTGATACATTTTGCGGTCAATCAAATGGAGCAGGACAGTACCATATGCTTGGAATACACATGCAAAGATCAATGCTGATTGTTTCGATTGTCAGTGTATTCCTTGCAATCATATGGGCTAATACAGAATCAATTCTAGTAGCTATACATCAAGACAAAGCCATTTCCAAAGAAGCTGGTTCATATGCATTTTTCATGATCCCGAGTTTGTTTGCATATGGTCTTCTTCAGTGCATTCTCAAGTTCTTGCAAACACAAAACATTGTCCTTCCAATGGTCCTAACTTCTGGAGTTGCAGCTTTGCTTCATATTCTTCTGTGTTGGGTTTTTGTCTTTGAATTAAAGCTTGGAAGTAAAGGAGCTGCTATATCCCTTTCTATATGTTATTGGGTCAATGTTTTGTTGATTTCACTCTATGTCAAATTCTCTTCTTCTTGTAAACAAACATGGACAGGCTTTTCAAAGAAAGCCCTTCAGGATCTCTCTGAGTTCCTTAAACTCGCTGTTCCTTCAGCTTTCATGCTCTG TTTGAAAGTGTGGACATTTGAATTGATGGTTCTCATGTCTGGTCTTCTTCCTAATCCAGTATTAGAAACTTCAGTGCTTTCAATATG TCTTAATACATTTGGTCTAGCTTGGATGATCCCTTTTGGATGCAGTGCTGCTGTAAG CATACGAGTATCGAATGAACTGGGGGGCGGAAATCCGCAAGCTGCGAGTCTAGCGGTTCGTGTGGGGCTATCCACTGCCTTCATTGAAGGGTTGTTTATGGTATTGAGCATGATTCTAGCAAGAAATGTGTGGGGACATGTTTATAGTAATGACAAACAAGTCATCAGATATGTGTCAGCCATGATGCCAATTTTGGCCATTTCCAGTTTTCTTGATGCTATCCAAAGCACACTTTCAG GTGTTCTTGCAGGATGCGGATGGCAGAAGATCGGTGCCTATGTGAATCTTGGATCTTTCTATGCAATAGGTGTACCTAGTGCAGTTACATTAGCCTTTTTTTTACACATGCACGCGACG GGACTATGGTTGGGGATCATCTCAGCATTTACTGTCCAAACCTTGCTTTACAGTCTTTTTACGATTCGTTCTAACTGGGAAGAAGAA GCAAGGAAAGCTCAAAGCAGAGTCGATCACTCGATCATGTTGCCAAATACTACCCTCAAAGACAGCATCTCACCATCTCAAAAAAATGAACAAAttcctgtttacggtgatttccg
- the LOC131603986 gene encoding uncharacterized protein LOC131603986: MASSSNVLQPALKLQSTTRSGENEHIPNPNVEEVRAIYASQVIIPFELSGKTFAFMGPLPGEDNQTLSKFFPAYYKTRPLVSKANTNEEGCSPSGESANVEETSTVAPLALPKIRLNYMTNFVKVFRSLPLAKDPDLYFAWLEKVEKKKESDWKSLGIYDLIQLSKTGLTYNQPMLVAAVHFWDASHNTFHLPCGMVTPTLFDVAAITGLRPTGEDFDPTEMDDDTIGFNNSTVTYTAFIQRHHVTANEEVSDNEHIAFLALWLSRCAFCSRSIQVAKRYLCMANQLHNGKKLNLGQLLLGFLYENLSEAANLTKNFQSGTLLYAGPFWLLQLWLNATFEAHLPFRGKIKEEDDKIRNRTIEGTRLAYLTPQEEPRKLQECFLAYMMMFAQRRQFDPSMAPFVHRTKGPEWFTQKFPPTSQDQQTELMEIWESFLTPRLFLYRLRPSKGQCTLVCYQPNLVSRQFGLVQIKPKCLYEKRSHICFHTLYLSEEECEKKVNRYAGVTNLSPIPFESSFYCTPDFHQWWADYYTSQILDADSLTQELTAAFADVQEHFRKGTTTHIKEIQAFQKFFETIYRPDDLSRTVREAAITLREKFSAKLDKLKLPSYVRPELRYEVAFKLNPPKFPPLPSADFGVALSPPFPDWFVCGNVLKDLQNSSKKRAERVVPTKHTLDTFKGHLHIDLKHVRVLTPIPEGLDSDNLFD, from the coding sequence atggcttcatcttccaacgttcttcaacctgctctaaaGCTCCAATCCACCACACGATCTGGTGAAAACGAACATATTCCAAACCCTAACGTTGAAGAAGTTcgtgctatttacgcttcccaggtaatcataccctttgaactttctggaaaaacttttgcttttatgggtccattgccgGGTGAAGATAATCAAACCCTAAGTaagttcttccctgcttattataagactaggccatTAGTGAGCAAAGCTAACACAAATGAAGAGGGTTGCTCTCCTTCAGGAGAATCTGCTAatgttgaagaaacttcaaccgtAGCCCCTTTGGCTTtgccaaaaattaggttaaattatatgaccaactttgtaaaagtgtttaggtcactccctttagccaaagatcctgacttatactttgcctggttagaaaaagtagagaaaaagaaagaatctgACTGGAAATCATTAGGAATCTACGATTTGATCCAACTATCAAAAACAGGCTTaacatataaccaacccatgttagtagcagcggtccatttctgggatgcttcccacaacactttccacctcccatgtggaatggtcacccctacTCTCTTTGATgtagctgcgattacaggacttcgaccaactggggaagacTTCGATCCCACTGAGATGGATGATGACACGATTGGCTTTAATAATTcgacagttacttatactgcttTTATCCAACGACATCATGTTACCGCGAACGAAGAAGTCTCTGATAACGAACATATTGCTTTCTTGGCGCTATGGCTTTCACGGTGTgctttctgctcaagatccatacaagttgcaaagagatatctttgcatggctaaccaatTGCATAATGGAAAAAAGCTCAATCTTGGCCAACTACTTCTgggatttctttatgaaaacctcagcgaagctgcaaaccttaccaagaatttccaATCTGGTACCTTACTTTATGCTGGACCTTTCTGGCTTTTGCAACTGTGGCTAAATGCTACGTTCGAAGCTCATCTTCCGTTTCGAGGGAAAATCAAGGAGGAAGATGATAAAATCAGGAATCGAACCATTGAAGGAACTAGGTTGGCTTACCTGACTCCACAAGAAGAGCCTAGGAAACTTCAAGAATGCTTCTTAGCGTACATGATGATGTTTGCCCAACGTCGTCAATTTGATCCGTCTATGGCTCCGTTTGTACATAGAACcaagggtcctgaatggtttactcagaaattcccaccaacatctcaggacCAACAAACTGAgcttatggaaatttgggaatcttttctgactccaagattgtTCCTCTATCGCCTCCGACCATCGAAAGGGCAATGCACTCttgtgtgctatcaaccaaatttggtttcacgacagtttggattggtccaaataaaaccaaaatgcttatatgagaaaaggagtcaTATATGCTTCCACACCTTATACTTgtcagaagaagaatgtgaaaagAAAGTTAACAGATATGCTGGCGTCACCAACCTTTCCCCTATTCCTTTCGAATCTTCCTTTTACTGTACACCAGACTTCCATCAATGGTGGGCGGATTATTATACTTCTCAAATCCTTGATGCTGATAGTTTGAcgcaggaactaactgcagcttttgctgatgtgcaggagcaTTTTCGTAAAGGTactacaactcatattaaagaaatacaagctttccaaaaattttttgaaactatctataggcctgatgatcttagtcggaccgtccGTGAGGCTGCAattactttgcgcgaaaagttttccgccaaactggataagttgaaattgccctcgtatgttcgaccagaactacgttatgaagtggctttcaaacttaatcctccaaaatttcctccgcTGCCAAgcgcggattttggtgtggctttgagccctccttttccagattggtttgtgtgtggcaacgttttaaaagatcttcaaaatagtagtaaaaaacgcgctgaacgggtggttccgactaagcataccttggatactttcaaaggacatctccatatagatctcaaacacgttcgtgtcttgactccaatacctgaaggtttggattcagacaatcttttcgactga
- the LOC131606031 gene encoding uncharacterized protein LOC131606031, with protein MTEKQGMSATFNACEKLTTITTCNDLGELTYIGFGFATFDNLHKVVAMNEISGWACKIYVMELCQWRSIDRFPGIPVGMIDDPYGKFMKKSVYFKGFLIWLVTDEDKIQLWIVSLGLSRETFKQKTLPEDVNITNANIPRMRLGVLADKLSFSYYSNRELVVWRLENYTTFENWSMLTIVNLDSLPSIPDINPNQFIAFNYIEEMDILILQNYGRLYK; from the exons ATGACCGAGAAACAAGGCATGAGTGCCACGTTTAATGCTTGCGAGAAATTAACTACTATAACCACTTGCAACGATCTT GGTGAGCTAACCTATATAGGATTTGGTTTTGCAACGTTTGATAATTTGCACAAAGTGGTGGCTATGAATGAGATTTCAGGGTGGGCGTGCAAAATATATGTTATGGAACTATGTCAGTGGAGATCCATAGATAGGTTTCCTGGAATTCCAGTGGGGATGATTGATGACCCCTATGGAAAGTTTATGAAAAAGAGTGTATATTTTAAAGGATTTTTAATTTGGCTTGTGACAGATGAAGACAAAATCCAGTTATGGATTGTGTCGCTGGGCTTGTCAAGAGAAACCTTTAAACAAAAGACCTTACCTGAAGACGTGAACATTACAAATGCAAATATTCCCAGAATGCGGCTTGGTGTTTTGGCTGACAAACTGTCATTTTCATACTATAGTAATAGAGAGTTAGTTGTATGGAGGTTGGAAAATTATACCACATTCGAAAATTGGTCCATGCTTACTATTGTTAACCTAGATTCCTTACCTTCAATCCCTGATATAAATCCTAATCAGTTTATTGCATTTAACTACATTGAAGAGATGGATATTCTGATACTGCAAAACTACGGACGGCTTTATAAATGA
- the LOC131603987 gene encoding protein DETOXIFICATION 16-like isoform X1, protein MKSERKQLVVAEVKRQLWLALPLTSVGILQYVLQTISIMFVGHLGTLPLSGASMATSFAAVTGFTLLMGIASALDTFCGQSNGAGQYHMLGIHMQRSMLIVSIVSVFLAIIWANTESILVAIHQDKAISKEAGSYAFFMIPSLFAYGLLQCILKFLQTQNIVLPMVLTSGVAALLHILLCWVFVFELKLGSKGAAISLSICYWVNVLLISLYVKFSSSCKQTWTGFSKKALQDLSEFLKLAVPSAFMLCLKVWTFELMVLMSGLLPNPVLETSVLSICLNTFGLAWMIPFGCSAAVSIRVSNELGGGNPQAASLAVRVGLSTAFIEGLFMVLSMILARNVWGHVYSNDKQVIRYVSAMMPILAISSFLDAIQSTLSGVLAGCGWQKIGAYVNLGSFYAIGVPSAVTLAFFLHMHATGLWLGIISAFTVQTLLYSLFTIRSNWEEEARKAQSRVDHSIMLPNTTLKDSISPSQKNEQIPVYGDFRMMLVLLLQVSKILVLPLMFPNSMILLETKLPLFHPWSKMLSPSTLCCLMNPLKKVILLMSLQLPIKTKVWKAKITPSQVVTM, encoded by the exons ATGAAAAGTGAGAGAAAACAGTTAGTGGTAGCAGAAGTGAAGAGGCAACTATGGTTAGCACTTCCTCTCACCTCAGTTGGTATCCTACAATATGTTCTACAGACCATTTCTATTATGTTTGTTGGACATCTTGGTACTCTTCCTCTTTCAGGTGCATCCATGGCTACTTCCTTTGCAGCTGTCACCGGCTTCACCTTACTG ATGGGAATTGCGAGTGCACTTGATACATTTTGCGGTCAATCAAATGGAGCAGGACAGTACCATATGCTTGGAATACACATGCAAAGATCAATGCTGATTGTTTCGATTGTCAGTGTATTCCTTGCAATCATATGGGCTAATACAGAATCAATTCTAGTAGCTATACATCAAGACAAAGCCATTTCCAAAGAAGCTGGTTCATATGCATTTTTCATGATCCCGAGTTTGTTTGCATATGGTCTTCTTCAGTGCATTCTCAAGTTCTTGCAAACACAAAACATTGTCCTTCCAATGGTCCTAACTTCTGGAGTTGCAGCTTTGCTTCATATTCTTCTGTGTTGGGTTTTTGTCTTTGAATTAAAGCTTGGAAGTAAAGGAGCTGCTATATCCCTTTCTATATGTTATTGGGTCAATGTTTTGTTGATTTCACTCTATGTCAAATTCTCTTCTTCTTGTAAACAAACATGGACAGGCTTTTCAAAGAAAGCCCTTCAGGATCTCTCTGAGTTCCTTAAACTCGCTGTTCCTTCAGCTTTCATGCTCTG TTTGAAAGTGTGGACATTTGAATTGATGGTTCTCATGTCTGGTCTTCTTCCTAATCCAGTATTAGAAACTTCAGTGCTTTCAATATG TCTTAATACATTTGGTCTAGCTTGGATGATCCCTTTTGGATGCAGTGCTGCTGTAAG CATACGAGTATCGAATGAACTGGGGGGCGGAAATCCGCAAGCTGCGAGTCTAGCGGTTCGTGTGGGGCTATCCACTGCCTTCATTGAAGGGTTGTTTATGGTATTGAGCATGATTCTAGCAAGAAATGTGTGGGGACATGTTTATAGTAATGACAAACAAGTCATCAGATATGTGTCAGCCATGATGCCAATTTTGGCCATTTCCAGTTTTCTTGATGCTATCCAAAGCACACTTTCAG GTGTTCTTGCAGGATGCGGATGGCAGAAGATCGGTGCCTATGTGAATCTTGGATCTTTCTATGCAATAGGTGTACCTAGTGCAGTTACATTAGCCTTTTTTTTACACATGCACGCGACG GGACTATGGTTGGGGATCATCTCAGCATTTACTGTCCAAACCTTGCTTTACAGTCTTTTTACGATTCGTTCTAACTGGGAAGAAGAA GCAAGGAAAGCTCAAAGCAGAGTCGATCACTCGATCATGTTGCCAAATACTACCCTCAAAGACAGCATCTCACCATCTCAAAAAAATGAACAAAttcctgtttacggtgatttccg gatgatgctggtacTGCTACTTCAGGTTTCAAAGATCCTGGTCTTACCGTTGATGTTCCCAAACTCTATG ATACTTCTCGAGACAAAGCTCCCGCTCTTTCACCCGTGGTCGAAGATGCTCAGCCCATCAACACTATGCTGCCTGATGAACCCGTTGAAGAAAGTCATTCTACTGATGAGTCTCCAGCTACCCATCAAGACAAAAGTTTGGAAGGCGAAGATCACGCCCTCTCAGGTAGTGACAATGTGA
- the LOC131603987 gene encoding protein DETOXIFICATION 16-like isoform X2, whose product MATSFAAVTGFTLLMGIASALDTFCGQSNGAGQYHMLGIHMQRSMLIVSIVSVFLAIIWANTESILVAIHQDKAISKEAGSYAFFMIPSLFAYGLLQCILKFLQTQNIVLPMVLTSGVAALLHILLCWVFVFELKLGSKGAAISLSICYWVNVLLISLYVKFSSSCKQTWTGFSKKALQDLSEFLKLAVPSAFMLCLKVWTFELMVLMSGLLPNPVLETSVLSICLNTFGLAWMIPFGCSAAVSIRVSNELGGGNPQAASLAVRVGLSTAFIEGLFMVLSMILARNVWGHVYSNDKQVIRYVSAMMPILAISSFLDAIQSTLSGVLAGCGWQKIGAYVNLGSFYAIGVPSAVTLAFFLHMHATGLWLGIISAFTVQTLLYSLFTIRSNWEEEARKAQSRVDHSIMLPNTTLKDSISPSQKNEQIPVYGDFRMMLVLLLQVSKILVLPLMFPNSMILLETKLPLFHPWSKMLSPSTLCCLMNPLKKVILLMSLQLPIKTKVWKAKITPSQVVTM is encoded by the exons ATGGCTACTTCCTTTGCAGCTGTCACCGGCTTCACCTTACTG ATGGGAATTGCGAGTGCACTTGATACATTTTGCGGTCAATCAAATGGAGCAGGACAGTACCATATGCTTGGAATACACATGCAAAGATCAATGCTGATTGTTTCGATTGTCAGTGTATTCCTTGCAATCATATGGGCTAATACAGAATCAATTCTAGTAGCTATACATCAAGACAAAGCCATTTCCAAAGAAGCTGGTTCATATGCATTTTTCATGATCCCGAGTTTGTTTGCATATGGTCTTCTTCAGTGCATTCTCAAGTTCTTGCAAACACAAAACATTGTCCTTCCAATGGTCCTAACTTCTGGAGTTGCAGCTTTGCTTCATATTCTTCTGTGTTGGGTTTTTGTCTTTGAATTAAAGCTTGGAAGTAAAGGAGCTGCTATATCCCTTTCTATATGTTATTGGGTCAATGTTTTGTTGATTTCACTCTATGTCAAATTCTCTTCTTCTTGTAAACAAACATGGACAGGCTTTTCAAAGAAAGCCCTTCAGGATCTCTCTGAGTTCCTTAAACTCGCTGTTCCTTCAGCTTTCATGCTCTG TTTGAAAGTGTGGACATTTGAATTGATGGTTCTCATGTCTGGTCTTCTTCCTAATCCAGTATTAGAAACTTCAGTGCTTTCAATATG TCTTAATACATTTGGTCTAGCTTGGATGATCCCTTTTGGATGCAGTGCTGCTGTAAG CATACGAGTATCGAATGAACTGGGGGGCGGAAATCCGCAAGCTGCGAGTCTAGCGGTTCGTGTGGGGCTATCCACTGCCTTCATTGAAGGGTTGTTTATGGTATTGAGCATGATTCTAGCAAGAAATGTGTGGGGACATGTTTATAGTAATGACAAACAAGTCATCAGATATGTGTCAGCCATGATGCCAATTTTGGCCATTTCCAGTTTTCTTGATGCTATCCAAAGCACACTTTCAG GTGTTCTTGCAGGATGCGGATGGCAGAAGATCGGTGCCTATGTGAATCTTGGATCTTTCTATGCAATAGGTGTACCTAGTGCAGTTACATTAGCCTTTTTTTTACACATGCACGCGACG GGACTATGGTTGGGGATCATCTCAGCATTTACTGTCCAAACCTTGCTTTACAGTCTTTTTACGATTCGTTCTAACTGGGAAGAAGAA GCAAGGAAAGCTCAAAGCAGAGTCGATCACTCGATCATGTTGCCAAATACTACCCTCAAAGACAGCATCTCACCATCTCAAAAAAATGAACAAAttcctgtttacggtgatttccg gatgatgctggtacTGCTACTTCAGGTTTCAAAGATCCTGGTCTTACCGTTGATGTTCCCAAACTCTATG ATACTTCTCGAGACAAAGCTCCCGCTCTTTCACCCGTGGTCGAAGATGCTCAGCCCATCAACACTATGCTGCCTGATGAACCCGTTGAAGAAAGTCATTCTACTGATGAGTCTCCAGCTACCCATCAAGACAAAAGTTTGGAAGGCGAAGATCACGCCCTCTCAGGTAGTGACAATGTGA